A genomic segment from Pseudorca crassidens isolate mPseCra1 chromosome 4, mPseCra1.hap1, whole genome shotgun sequence encodes:
- the LOC137223441 gene encoding uncharacterized protein isoform X1 — translation MVQNLFLISFGFISGQTESASGRYLEISFLSSLLLLSLRLCWGSCFQLAGTPNSILQGYTGSFEALTFKVSKEGAEMHVSRSHQAAEELRGQHCRGAAARAPLAAPGALGLLPRAGGVTGAARTLAGGHGAVRAPSWVSASILWPPGFEGQARLPRWQMLFPRFMPSQVLEPSCCSGLGCGGPRMQLQPGNRAGNTRDGRFLRRSATGVQRFKSPLTLLDRRL, via the exons ATGGTACaaaatctttttctcatttcttttggatTCATTTCAGGCCAAACCGAATCAGCCTCAGGAAGGTACCTGGAAATCTCTTTTCTCTCTAGTCTCCTACTCTTATCCCTGCGCTTGTGTTGGGgaagctgcttccaactagcagGTACCCCCAACAG CATTCTGCAGGGATACACTGGCTCATTTGAAGCTTTAACCTTCAAGGTTTCAAAGGAAGGAGCCGAGATGCACGTAAGTAGAAG TCATCAAGCAGCTGAAGAACTCCGTGGCCAGCACTGCCGGGGCGCTGCAGCCCGGGCGCCTCTCGCTGCACCGGGAGCCTTGGGGCTTCTCCCACGAGCAGGGGGTGTGACCGGCGCCGCGCGGACACTGGCAGGAGGGCATGGAGCTGTTCGGGCACCGAGCTGGGTCTCGGCATCGATTCTCTGGCCGCCCGGGTTCGAGGGCCAGGCTCGGCTGCCTCGCTGGCAG ATGCTTTTTCCTCGGTTTATGCCGTCTCAAGTTCTGGAGCCGAGCTGCTGCTCTGGGCTGGGGTGTGGAGGACCGCGGATGCAGTTACAGCCGGGTAACCGGGCTGGAAACACCAGAGATGGACGTTTTCTGCGACG CAGTGCCACAGGTGTCCAGAGGTTTAAATCACCCCTGACTCTTCTAGACAGGAGACTATAG
- the LOC137223441 gene encoding uncharacterized protein isoform X2: MVQNLFLISFGFISGQTESASGRYLEISFLSSLLLLSLRLCWGSCFQLAGTPNSILQGYTGSFEALTFKVSKEGAEMHVSRSHQAAEELRGQHCRGAAARAPLAAPGALGLLPRAGGVTGAARTLAGGHGAVRAPSWVSASILWPPGFEGQARLPRWQMLFPRFMPSQVLEPSCCSGLGCGGPRMQLQPGNRAGNTRDGRFLRRATGVQRFKSPLTLLDRRL; encoded by the exons ATGGTACaaaatctttttctcatttcttttggatTCATTTCAGGCCAAACCGAATCAGCCTCAGGAAGGTACCTGGAAATCTCTTTTCTCTCTAGTCTCCTACTCTTATCCCTGCGCTTGTGTTGGGgaagctgcttccaactagcagGTACCCCCAACAG CATTCTGCAGGGATACACTGGCTCATTTGAAGCTTTAACCTTCAAGGTTTCAAAGGAAGGAGCCGAGATGCACGTAAGTAGAAG TCATCAAGCAGCTGAAGAACTCCGTGGCCAGCACTGCCGGGGCGCTGCAGCCCGGGCGCCTCTCGCTGCACCGGGAGCCTTGGGGCTTCTCCCACGAGCAGGGGGTGTGACCGGCGCCGCGCGGACACTGGCAGGAGGGCATGGAGCTGTTCGGGCACCGAGCTGGGTCTCGGCATCGATTCTCTGGCCGCCCGGGTTCGAGGGCCAGGCTCGGCTGCCTCGCTGGCAG ATGCTTTTTCCTCGGTTTATGCCGTCTCAAGTTCTGGAGCCGAGCTGCTGCTCTGGGCTGGGGTGTGGAGGACCGCGGATGCAGTTACAGCCGGGTAACCGGGCTGGAAACACCAGAGATGGACGTTTTCTGCGACG TGCCACAGGTGTCCAGAGGTTTAAATCACCCCTGACTCTTCTAGACAGGAGACTATAG